CACCAACAAGACCGAAATCCTTGCGCTCCCGCTGCTCGAAAAACTGGATCTCACCCGATATTTCGCCGCCATCACCTGTGGCGACACCTTCCCTTTCCGCAAGCCTGATGCACGCCATATTCTCGGCACCATCGAAAAGGCTGGCGGCGACCCGCAGCGCTCGGTCATGGTGGGTGACAGCATCAACGACATTCTCGCCGCCAAAAATGCGGCCGTCCCCTCGATCGGCGTCACCTTCGGTTATTCGGATGTGCCGATGGCCGAACTCGAACCGGATGTCGTGATAGATGACTTCACTGCGTTGACGCCCGCGCTGTTCGAGCAGCTGGTCTCAAAGGGCGCCGCTGCGGCTTGAGACGGAGCTGTTCTCCACCGTCATGCCGGGCTTGATCCGGCATCGAGCCACGGCGCGTCTGCGCCGTGATACAACTCTTTCGC
This region of Agrobacterium tumefaciens genomic DNA includes:
- a CDS encoding HAD family hydrolase encodes the protein MTSRPLSPLAIFDLDGTLVDTAADLVSSLNHTIAAAGLAPVTYDDLTHLVGQGARVMIKRAFALRQVELPEAELEPLYERFIDHYRAEMPGDSRPYPGIVSVLDALSSAGITLAVCTNKTEILALPLLEKLDLTRYFAAITCGDTFPFRKPDARHILGTIEKAGGDPQRSVMVGDSINDILAAKNAAVPSIGVTFGYSDVPMAELEPDVVIDDFTALTPALFEQLVSKGAAAA